The following are from one region of the Blastocatellia bacterium genome:
- a CDS encoding thiamine phosphate synthase, translating to MNLPNIKLCLITDRKQLLSTLLNHQLFDLDTTLSQLLNFCQTAAQAGIDIIQVREKDIPADKLSNFVAKLTKETKNTNAKVLVNDRLDIALSYEADGIHLPSNSFPINKVRKLVGKKFIISVAVHSIKEAQLAAKEGADYVLFSPIFDTPSKTIYGPALGLAALEQAVKSVKCPIIALGGINQSNAKEVLDSKVAGLAAIRLFLETSDLPKLVNELKR from the coding sequence ATGAATCTCCCCAACATCAAACTATGTCTGATAACTGATCGTAAACAATTACTTTCTACACTTCTTAATCATCAACTTTTTGATTTAGACACAACACTTTCCCAACTACTAAATTTCTGTCAAACTGCTGCACAAGCAGGAATAGATATTATTCAAGTTAGAGAAAAAGATATTCCAGCAGATAAACTTTCTAATTTTGTTGCTAAATTAACCAAAGAAACAAAAAATACTAATGCTAAAGTTTTGGTAAACGATCGCTTAGATATAGCTTTAAGTTATGAAGCAGATGGAATTCACCTTCCAAGCAATTCTTTTCCTATTAATAAAGTAAGAAAACTAGTAGGTAAAAAGTTTATTATTAGTGTTGCTGTACATAGCATTAAAGAAGCTCAACTAGCAGCTAAAGAAGGGGCAGACTATGTTTTATTTAGCCCAATATTTGATACTCCTTCTAAAACTATTTATGGCCCGGCTCTAGGTTTAGCCGCTTTAGAACAAGCAGTAAAGTCTGTAAAATGCCCTATAATTGCGCTTGGCGGAATAAATCAATCAAATGCCAAAGAGGTATTAGATTCTAAAGTGGCAGGTTTAGCTGCTATTAGGTTATTTTTAGAAACTTCAGATTTACCCAAATTAGTAAATGAGCTTAAAAGGTAA
- the thiD gene encoding bifunctional hydroxymethylpyrimidine kinase/phosphomethylpyrimidine kinase gives MSLKGKKQPVVLSIAGFDPTSGAGVTADIKTFAAFNCYGLAVTTAITVQDTAKVHSSMVLSADLVTKQLNALSEDIAFDVVKIGMLGDNEIVLAVIDFLVSQKTKFVIIDPLIYSTSGYPLLEETAKELVINKLFPLATLITPNLMETAILLNETILDLEDMKQAAAKLNLISKTAVLIKGGHLSGDPIDLFYNGKDYKIFSSPRIKQTAHGTGCALSSAISAALACGNDLIKSIEIAKNFLTNSLMSAQRLGRGDNLLNHFSSFY, from the coding sequence ATGAGCTTAAAAGGTAAAAAGCAACCTGTAGTACTATCTATTGCTGGTTTTGATCCAACATCTGGTGCAGGGGTCACTGCTGATATAAAAACTTTTGCTGCTTTTAATTGTTATGGCTTAGCTGTCACAACTGCAATTACTGTTCAAGATACAGCAAAAGTACATAGTTCTATGGTTTTAAGTGCTGATTTGGTTACAAAACAACTTAATGCTTTATCTGAAGATATTGCGTTTGATGTAGTAAAAATAGGCATGTTAGGTGACAATGAAATTGTATTAGCAGTAATAGATTTTTTAGTTTCCCAAAAAACAAAATTTGTCATAATAGACCCTTTGATTTATTCAACTAGCGGGTATCCTTTACTTGAAGAAACAGCTAAAGAGCTAGTTATAAATAAGTTATTCCCATTAGCTACTTTGATTACCCCTAATTTAATGGAAACTGCTATATTGCTTAATGAAACGATTTTAGATTTAGAAGATATGAAACAAGCCGCAGCAAAACTAAATTTAATCAGTAAAACAGCAGTTTTAATTAAAGGGGGACATCTATCAGGAGATCCAATAGATTTGTTTTATAATGGCAAGGATTACAAGATTTTTTCTTCTCCACGTATAAAACAAACTGCACATGGAACAGGTTGCGCCCTTTCTTCCGCTATAAGTGCAGCCTTAGCTTGTGGAAATGATTTGATAAAATCTATAGAGATTGCTAAAAACTTTCTGACTAATTCTTTAATGTCAGCACAAAGATTAGGGCGAGGAGATAATTTGCTTAATCATTTTTCTAGCTTTTACTAA
- a CDS encoding tetratricopeptide repeat protein codes for MIVYLSGPIVIFYDEIRGIDQEKLLKYWYSEISKQAQTSEAPKLALTPQGGIFNKLTEWIKTNRSSNKTRIQLAQQVSKYIEQRNFNAAITEFEKIAEAEPDNLAIAARLAELYLPANKRLEASYNFGKIAERCLELGLIPQAMLMYQRVHRLNPKDITSSLKLANICSEQGCKEIALQQCERIVENASQINDNEGVLKALELAVSLSPNDANNQRRLATIYLTKKQKPQALKCLLAAAETLYAQNEYKQTAEVYEEILTVKPFHQLAFTMLGYIYLQLGDNEKAIEMLVPSCQSEPTNVDLLRALAHAYLKANELENAYKTFSSLFRLDKNFASEFLELGRRFLYDGNLDYVGLIVDECLQILVSEQKSQQVASLLESCLSQNSHHLPTIKRLVDFYILINDEVNLKRLLQSLATEARSQGLLEDAKTALKQLTSLEPTNRSYLIQLQDLDRYQL; via the coding sequence ATGATAGTTTATCTATCGGGCCCTATAGTCATATTTTATGATGAAATTCGAGGAATAGACCAGGAAAAATTATTAAAATATTGGTACTCGGAAATTTCTAAACAAGCTCAAACGTCAGAAGCTCCTAAACTTGCCTTGACACCACAAGGAGGTATTTTTAATAAGCTTACTGAGTGGATAAAAACTAATCGAAGTTCTAATAAAACCCGTATCCAACTAGCACAACAAGTTAGCAAATATATTGAGCAACGTAATTTTAATGCTGCCATCACAGAATTTGAAAAAATTGCTGAAGCTGAACCAGATAATTTAGCTATAGCGGCTAGATTAGCAGAACTTTATTTGCCAGCTAATAAACGTTTAGAAGCTAGTTATAATTTTGGAAAAATTGCAGAACGTTGCTTAGAATTAGGTTTAATCCCTCAAGCTATGTTGATGTATCAAAGAGTACATAGACTTAACCCTAAGGATATAACTTCTAGCTTAAAACTAGCTAATATATGTTCAGAACAAGGTTGTAAGGAAATAGCTTTACAACAATGTGAAAGGATTGTTGAGAATGCTAGTCAAATTAATGATAATGAAGGAGTTCTTAAAGCACTAGAACTTGCTGTTAGTCTCTCGCCAAACGATGCTAATAATCAAAGACGTTTAGCTACTATTTATTTAACAAAAAAACAAAAACCACAAGCTCTAAAATGTTTACTTGCAGCAGCAGAAACACTTTATGCACAAAATGAATACAAGCAGACAGCAGAAGTTTATGAAGAAATATTAACGGTTAAACCTTTTCATCAATTAGCATTTACAATGCTTGGTTATATTTACTTACAACTAGGTGATAATGAAAAAGCTATTGAAATGTTAGTTCCGTCTTGCCAAAGTGAACCTACTAATGTTGATTTACTAAGAGCTTTAGCACATGCTTACTTAAAAGCTAATGAATTAGAGAATGCTTATAAGACTTTTTCTTCTTTATTTAGATTAGATAAAAATTTTGCTAGTGAGTTCCTAGAACTTGGACGACGATTTTTATATGATGGAAATTTAGATTATGTAGGGTTAATTGTTGATGAATGTTTACAAATATTAGTTTCAGAGCAAAAATCCCAACAAGTAGCAAGTTTACTTGAAAGTTGTTTAAGTCAAAACTCTCATCACCTACCTACTATAAAACGCTTGGTTGATTTTTATATATTAATTAATGATGAGGTTAATCTAAAACGCTTACTTCAATCTTTAGCAACAGAAGCACGCTCACAAGGGCTTTTGGAAGATGCTAAAACGGCCTTAAAACAATTAACTAGTTTGGAACCAACAAATCGTAGTTATCTTATTCAACTACAAGATTTAGACCGATATCAGCTATAA
- a CDS encoding ABC transporter ATP-binding protein encodes MTNFERILIYYRRYWGKLTVGCLIVIRFAIDDLQIQLTQKKLFTYGLLVLGVATLKGIFLFSQRWILVVMSRDIENDLRNDYYEKLQQLQYSFFQQNRVGDLMARATSDINEVRMLIGPAIMYFLNTVVVTIVAIPVMIAISLKLTLLVLGSLLSVSLVTKYFSTQIHDRFEKIQEYFASITARAQENLTGVRVIRAYRREDYEIEKFQELNKEFVIRNLGLIRIQALFMPVLRALVGIGPVVVLWYGGSLVVNQTISLGRFVEFNMYLTLLIWPMIALGYVISLYQRGMASMKRINNILNTEVTIKDEGKEQIKEVKGEIEFRNLTFSYGEKTVLKNINLKIEAGQTIAIVGHTGSGKSTLINLIPRLFDSAQSQLFIDGYPIQDIPLATLRQAIGYVPQDTFLFGDTIAGNIAFGVEKADPKEIENVAEQAGLLADIKAFAEEFNTMVGERGITLSGGQKQRTAIARALIRQPKILILDDSLSAVDTETEERILGHLKGVMSGRTSIIVSHRISTVKMADLIVVLSDGEIIERGTHEKLLTRGGAYAELYEKQLLEEELAAT; translated from the coding sequence ATGACAAACTTTGAGCGAATCCTTATTTATTATCGACGTTATTGGGGCAAGTTAACTGTAGGCTGTCTAATAGTTATACGTTTTGCAATTGATGACCTACAAATTCAATTAACCCAAAAAAAACTTTTTACTTATGGACTCCTGGTTTTAGGTGTTGCTACTCTAAAAGGGATTTTTCTATTTAGTCAACGCTGGATTTTAGTTGTAATGTCTCGTGATATTGAAAACGATTTACGGAATGACTATTACGAAAAATTACAACAATTACAATATAGTTTTTTCCAGCAAAACCGGGTTGGAGATTTAATGGCTAGGGCTACTAGCGATATTAACGAAGTAAGAATGTTAATTGGCCCAGCGATTATGTATTTTCTTAATACAGTAGTTGTAACCATTGTTGCTATTCCTGTAATGATTGCTATTAGCTTAAAACTAACTTTGTTAGTACTAGGAAGTTTACTAAGTGTTTCTTTAGTAACTAAGTATTTTTCTACACAAATACATGATCGTTTTGAGAAAATCCAAGAATATTTTGCTTCCATAACTGCACGAGCGCAGGAAAATTTAACAGGTGTTCGGGTAATTCGTGCTTATAGGCGAGAAGATTATGAAATAGAAAAATTTCAAGAATTAAATAAAGAGTTTGTCATAAGAAACCTGGGTTTAATTAGAATACAAGCATTGTTTATGCCAGTACTTCGCGCTTTGGTAGGAATTGGCCCAGTAGTTGTGCTTTGGTATGGTGGTAGTTTAGTTGTTAATCAAACTATTAGTTTAGGCAGATTTGTAGAGTTTAATATGTATTTAACTTTATTAATTTGGCCGATGATTGCTTTAGGTTATGTTATTAGTCTTTACCAACGTGGTATGGCTAGCATGAAACGAATTAATAATATTTTAAATACAGAAGTTACTATAAAAGATGAAGGTAAAGAACAAATTAAAGAAGTAAAAGGTGAAATAGAATTTCGTAACCTAACTTTTAGCTATGGTGAAAAGACAGTACTAAAAAATATCAACTTAAAAATTGAAGCAGGGCAAACTATTGCAATTGTTGGTCATACTGGCTCTGGCAAGTCTACTTTAATTAATCTAATTCCACGTTTATTTGACTCTGCTCAAAGTCAACTTTTTATTGATGGTTATCCAATTCAAGATATACCTCTAGCAACTTTAAGGCAAGCAATAGGCTATGTCCCACAAGACACTTTTCTTTTTGGAGACACAATTGCAGGAAATATTGCTTTTGGAGTAGAAAAAGCAGATCCTAAAGAAATTGAAAATGTTGCTGAACAAGCAGGGCTTTTAGCAGATATTAAAGCTTTTGCAGAAGAGTTTAATACAATGGTAGGAGAGCGGGGAATTACCCTTTCTGGCGGGCAAAAACAGCGAACTGCTATTGCTCGTGCTTTGATTCGTCAACCTAAAATTTTAATTCTGGATGATTCTCTTTCTGCTGTTGATACTGAAACAGAAGAGCGTATCTTAGGACACTTAAAAGGTGTAATGTCTGGTCGAACAAGTATTATTGTTTCCCATCGGATTTCTACTGTAAAAATGGCAGATTTAATAGTTGTACTTTCTGATGGAGAAATTATTGAACGTGGCACACATGAAAAACTTTTAACTCGTGGTGGTGCTTATGCAGAACTTTATGAGAAACAGTTACTAGAAGAGGAGTTAGCAGCAACTTAA
- a CDS encoding ABC transporter ATP-binding protein, producing MASEEEVKGKLYDGVLTKRLLGYVHPYIKYIAIAVPLITFNSIVELIGLNITMMAVDLYLKPIAESQLNFISRLLQQSFKLLDWNPSISEALLFFTGLYLLVVILGFILSYLQVVILNTMGQHIMYDMRKEIFTQFQKLPLQFYDQNPVGRLITRLTTDVSSLNELMTSGFVALVSDVLTLVGILTFLFLVNWQLALAILLVLPMMIGVTAWFRKNASVGFRKVRVKIALLNSFLQEHIMGMAIVQLFNREKREFEQFKTINDEHRQVNIETIFYYAVFYPAIGWVSALGTAVIVWYGGLQILEGTLTLGALIFFIQATQRFYEPIMDLSEKYNILQAAMASAERIFSLLDTPITIISPEKPYKTTKIKGAIEFRNVWFAYQDENWILKDLSFKIEPGQSIAIVGHTGAGKTTISSLLMRFYDIQKGQIFIDGVDIKEFDLKELRQIFGVVLQDVFLFSGDIATNITLGDKNITEQNMLDAAKQVHADKFISELKNTYKSELNERGSTLSVGQRQLLSFARALAFNPRVLILDEATSSVDTETELLIRDAVKTLLAGRTSLIIAHRLSTIQSADKIMVMHKGQLREMGNHQELLAKRGIYYKLYQLQYREEPVSTR from the coding sequence ATGGCTAGCGAAGAAGAAGTTAAAGGGAAACTTTATGATGGGGTTTTAACAAAAAGGCTTTTAGGCTATGTACACCCTTACATCAAATATATTGCTATTGCTGTTCCATTAATTACTTTTAATTCTATTGTTGAATTAATTGGGTTAAATATAACAATGATGGCAGTAGATCTTTACTTAAAACCTATTGCAGAATCACAGTTAAATTTTATTTCCCGTCTGCTACAACAATCTTTCAAATTGCTAGATTGGAACCCTTCTATTTCAGAAGCTTTACTCTTTTTTACAGGGCTTTATCTCCTCGTAGTTATACTAGGGTTTATTTTATCTTATTTACAGGTAGTTATTCTTAATACAATGGGACAGCATATTATGTATGATATGCGTAAAGAAATATTTACACAGTTTCAAAAACTCCCATTACAATTTTATGATCAAAATCCTGTTGGACGTTTAATTACTCGTTTAACTACGGATGTTAGCTCACTTAATGAGTTAATGACATCTGGTTTTGTTGCACTAGTTAGTGATGTTTTAACTTTAGTTGGAATTTTAACCTTTCTATTTTTAGTTAATTGGCAACTGGCTTTAGCGATTTTACTTGTTTTACCAATGATGATTGGTGTTACAGCTTGGTTTAGGAAAAATGCTTCTGTTGGTTTTAGAAAAGTTAGGGTAAAAATAGCTCTGCTTAACTCTTTTTTACAAGAACATATTATGGGAATGGCTATAGTACAACTATTTAATAGAGAAAAAAGAGAATTTGAGCAATTTAAGACCATAAATGATGAGCATCGTCAGGTAAATATAGAAACAATATTTTATTATGCAGTTTTTTATCCAGCTATTGGTTGGGTAAGTGCTTTAGGTACAGCAGTTATTGTTTGGTATGGAGGGCTACAAATCTTAGAAGGCACATTAACTTTAGGAGCATTGATTTTCTTTATTCAAGCCACACAACGCTTTTATGAGCCTATAATGGACTTAAGCGAAAAATATAATATTCTTCAAGCTGCAATGGCTTCTGCTGAAAGAATTTTTAGCCTTTTAGATACACCTATAACTATTATTTCTCCTGAAAAACCCTATAAAACAACAAAAATTAAAGGGGCTATTGAATTTCGCAATGTTTGGTTTGCTTACCAAGATGAAAATTGGATTCTAAAAGATTTGTCTTTTAAGATTGAGCCAGGCCAATCTATTGCAATTGTTGGTCATACTGGTGCTGGTAAAACAACTATATCTAGCCTACTAATGAGATTTTATGATATTCAAAAAGGACAAATTTTTATTGATGGGGTAGACATTAAAGAATTTGACTTAAAAGAACTAAGACAAATTTTTGGGGTTGTATTGCAAGATGTATTTTTATTCTCTGGTGATATTGCTACTAATATTACTTTAGGCGATAAAAATATTACTGAACAAAATATGCTGGACGCAGCTAAACAGGTACATGCTGACAAGTTTATTTCTGAGTTAAAAAATACTTATAAATCCGAATTAAATGAACGAGGATCAACTTTATCCGTAGGCCAACGTCAACTACTTTCTTTTGCTCGTGCGCTAGCATTTAACCCTAGAGTATTAATTTTAGATGAAGCTACTTCGTCAGTTGATACAGAAACAGAATTATTAATTCGGGATGCGGTTAAAACTTTGCTTGCAGGTCGAACTTCTTTAATTATTGCACATCGTCTTTCTACTATTCAAAGTGCAGATAAAATTATGGTAATGCACAAAGGACAATTACGCGAAATGGGCAATCATCAAGAATTACTAGCTAAACGGGGTATATATTATAAACTTTATCAACTTCAATATCGGGAGGAGCCGGTAAGTACCCGGTAG
- a CDS encoding VanZ family protein: MFWKYQPSSLVFTLASIAWVLIISSFSTSSFGANKTASYIEVYLRELFPTFQTSTIHLIHIAIRKLGHFIEFGIFSALIFGIFAAKKNSWKINWLLFSTIIVIIIALLDEYHQSFVRNRSASLQDSLVDILGGLTALLILFKIKKTKFNK; the protein is encoded by the coding sequence TTGTTTTGGAAATACCAACCTAGTAGCTTAGTTTTTACATTAGCTAGCATTGCCTGGGTATTGATTATTAGTAGTTTTTCAACTAGCAGTTTTGGAGCTAATAAAACTGCTTCTTATATTGAGGTTTACTTAAGAGAGCTATTTCCTACCTTTCAAACTTCTACAATTCATTTAATTCATATAGCGATTCGTAAACTTGGGCATTTTATAGAGTTTGGGATTTTTTCAGCACTAATTTTTGGGATTTTTGCGGCAAAAAAAAACTCTTGGAAAATAAACTGGCTACTATTTAGCACAATTATTGTAATAATAATTGCACTCTTAGATGAATACCATCAATCATTTGTAAGAAATCGTAGTGCTTCATTACAAGATAGTTTAGTAGATATTTTAGGTGGGCTAACAGCGTTATTAATACTTTTTAAGATAAAAAAGACTAAATTTAACAAATAG
- the efp gene encoding elongation factor P yields MLIELDKVPYLITDVAHQTPSARGATMLVKAKLKNMLNKQSLEKTFRAADKVEEPNFETNPGQFLYLEGDSYVFMDLSTYEQFNLTTEVLDQAVYFLKDGLDLRLQIYNGEAIGIELPNSIDLTVTETEPALKGATASAQTKSATLETGLQIQVPPYIEIGEVVKVDTRTQTFVSRGGK; encoded by the coding sequence ATGTTAATTGAGCTTGATAAAGTTCCTTATTTAATAACAGATGTTGCACATCAAACCCCGTCGGCGCGAGGTGCTACAATGCTGGTAAAAGCTAAGTTAAAAAACATGCTAAATAAACAAAGTTTGGAAAAAACTTTTCGTGCTGCTGATAAAGTTGAAGAACCAAATTTTGAAACTAACCCTGGGCAATTTCTTTATTTAGAAGGGGATAGCTATGTTTTTATGGATTTAAGCACCTATGAACAATTTAATTTAACAACTGAAGTTTTAGATCAAGCCGTTTATTTTCTTAAAGATGGGCTAGATTTAAGACTCCAAATTTATAATGGTGAGGCAATAGGGATAGAATTGCCAAATTCCATTGATTTAACTGTAACGGAAACCGAACCAGCCTTAAAAGGTGCTACAGCATCGGCTCAAACTAAATCTGCTACTTTAGAAACAGGGCTTCAAATACAAGTCCCTCCTTATATTGAAATTGGAGAAGTTGTTAAAGTTGATACTAGAACACAAACTTTTGTTTCTCGTGGTGGAAAATAG
- a CDS encoding Uma2 family endonuclease — protein MSVLIETTTDDFIFYPESDGKPMAENTKQFEWIVTIKEGLNAMLPNDFVAGDLLWYPVKGNPKISQAPDAMVAIGRPKGHRGSYKQWAEENIAPQVVFEILSPGNTVPEMLRKFSFYNLYGVEEYYVYDPDDNLFWAWVRQEGNLQEILNVTNWTSPRLGVRFELTNEKLEIYRPDGEKFLTYEELDRIAKTTQAELARTQVTTHS, from the coding sequence ATGTCAGTATTAATTGAGACAACAACAGATGACTTCATTTTTTACCCTGAAAGTGATGGCAAGCCTATGGCGGAAAATACTAAGCAATTTGAATGGATAGTGACAATTAAAGAAGGGCTAAATGCAATGTTGCCTAATGATTTTGTTGCAGGTGATTTGCTTTGGTATCCAGTAAAGGGAAATCCAAAAATTTCCCAAGCCCCTGATGCAATGGTAGCAATAGGCCGTCCCAAAGGTCATCGAGGTTCTTATAAACAATGGGCAGAAGAAAATATTGCTCCACAAGTTGTTTTTGAAATTCTTTCTCCTGGTAATACTGTCCCAGAAATGCTAAGAAAATTTAGCTTCTATAACCTTTATGGAGTAGAAGAATATTATGTTTATGACCCAGATGATAACTTGTTTTGGGCCTGGGTACGTCAGGAAGGGAATTTACAGGAAATTCTTAATGTTACAAATTGGACTAGTCCAAGACTAGGTGTTAGGTTTGAGCTAACTAATGAAAAACTAGAAATTTATCGACCAGATGGAGAAAAATTTCTAACTTATGAAGAATTAGATAGAATTGCAAAAACTACCCAAGCCGAATTAGCTAGAACTCAAGTTACAACTCACAGCTAG
- a CDS encoding SDR family oxidoreductase, with protein sequence MEIFNKVVMLTGGARIGQEVAISLAQEGVSAFLLTYLTSENVMKELATKLEDLGAKVILKQVDTSQEIAINEVIDLALAKFSKIDILLNMASTYIARPTENLTLADWQADYNSNATNTFLCINKLAPIMRKQGAGRIINFVDWTVASRRTEYPSFVSYYAAKQAVIGLTEAFALEYAPEVLINSIAPGPIIPPVNLPPELVTEVAAKTPLKRWGGASEIAEAVKFFIRTNFVTGECLRVDGGRHLL encoded by the coding sequence ATGGAAATTTTTAATAAAGTTGTGATGTTAACAGGTGGGGCGCGTATTGGGCAAGAAGTAGCAATTTCCCTTGCTCAAGAAGGCGTGTCTGCATTTTTGCTAACTTACTTAACCTCTGAAAATGTAATGAAAGAACTTGCTACTAAATTAGAGGATTTAGGAGCTAAAGTTATTCTTAAACAAGTAGATACAAGCCAAGAAATTGCTATAAATGAAGTGATAGATTTAGCTTTAGCAAAGTTTAGCAAAATCGATATTTTACTTAATATGGCTTCAACTTATATTGCACGACCAACAGAAAATTTAACTTTAGCTGATTGGCAAGCTGACTATAACTCTAATGCTACCAATACTTTTTTATGTATAAATAAACTTGCTCCTATTATGCGTAAACAAGGCGCAGGACGTATAATTAATTTTGTTGATTGGACAGTTGCAAGCCGACGTACCGAATACCCAAGCTTTGTTTCTTATTATGCTGCTAAACAAGCTGTAATTGGTTTAACAGAAGCTTTTGCCTTAGAGTATGCTCCAGAAGTACTAATTAATAGCATTGCCCCAGGCCCAATCATACCTCCAGTTAATCTACCTCCAGAATTAGTAACAGAAGTTGCGGCCAAAACCCCATTAAAACGTTGGGGTGGAGCAAGTGAAATCGCCGAAGCTGTAAAATTTTTTATCCGTACTAACTTTGTTACAGGCGAATGCCTTCGGGTTGATGGCGGAAGACATTTACTATAA
- a CDS encoding methyltransferase domain-containing protein translates to MTNSKPRMVTPEKIGRIIWAGTETIALNTAVYYDLFTHIANGKSSPRDLARITKCSANAIERLLNVLVGMELLTKTGKIYALEPDADAFLVRGRPVYLGDMVAHGVDILNNWKNLPQSIESGKSSFQFDSQKNGEEFFSHLVKALFPANFAVSCAAAAAFKKKKKNIESVLDVAAGSAAWSLGFAQQYPESKVTALDFPKVLDVARQYSSQLGIDSQYDYLAGDLNTISFGKNCYDLVILGHICHSEGERRSRKLIKKSAQALKSGGTLLIAEVLPNEDYTAPLSALLFSLNMLVFTSEGDVFPVSQYKQWTEDVGLIDFEVLDKIPSPFPLLLATKP, encoded by the coding sequence ATGACTAACAGCAAACCGCGTATGGTGACACCAGAAAAAATTGGACGGATTATTTGGGCTGGAACAGAAACAATAGCATTAAATACAGCGGTCTATTATGATCTTTTTACTCATATTGCTAATGGTAAGTCTTCGCCTCGTGATCTAGCACGGATAACTAAATGTTCTGCTAATGCTATTGAGCGGTTGCTTAATGTGTTAGTAGGGATGGAGTTATTAACCAAAACAGGAAAAATTTATGCTTTAGAACCTGACGCAGACGCATTTTTAGTTCGTGGCCGCCCTGTTTATTTAGGTGATATGGTAGCGCATGGAGTAGATATATTAAATAATTGGAAGAACCTCCCTCAAAGCATTGAATCTGGAAAATCTTCTTTTCAATTTGATAGTCAAAAGAACGGAGAAGAGTTTTTTAGCCATTTAGTTAAAGCTCTTTTTCCTGCTAACTTTGCAGTTTCTTGTGCTGCTGCTGCCGCTTTTAAGAAGAAGAAAAAAAATATTGAAAGCGTTTTAGATGTTGCTGCTGGATCTGCTGCTTGGAGTTTAGGTTTTGCCCAACAATATCCAGAGTCAAAGGTAACTGCATTAGATTTTCCTAAAGTCTTAGATGTGGCTCGTCAATATAGCTCACAACTTGGAATAGATTCACAATATGACTATTTAGCTGGAGACTTAAACACGATTTCTTTTGGTAAAAATTGTTATGATCTAGTAATTTTGGGGCATATTTGTCATAGCGAAGGTGAAAGACGTAGTAGAAAATTAATAAAAAAATCTGCTCAAGCATTAAAATCCGGTGGAACACTATTAATTGCTGAAGTCCTGCCAAATGAAGACTATACAGCACCTTTAAGCGCGTTGCTTTTTTCATTAAATATGCTTGTTTTTACTAGCGAGGGGGATGTTTTTCCTGTCTCACAATATAAACAATGGACTGAGGATGTAGGGTTAATAGATTTTGAAGTTTTAGATAAAATTCCATCTCCTTTTCCTTTGTTGCTTGCAACTAAACCTTAA